In one Nocardioides sp. NBC_00368 genomic region, the following are encoded:
- a CDS encoding SDR family oxidoreductase — MRIVVIGGSGLVGSQVVKLLGEHGHDAVAASLETGCNVITGEGLDAALEGADVVVDVSNSPSFADEDVMRFFATSTENQVAAEKKAGVRHHVALSIVGCDRAPDSGYLRAKVAQEALVEKSDVAYSIVRATQFFEFGKAIADSATIGDEVHLPPVGFQPVASEDVARLVGRTAAGSPVNGIVEIGGPQRYRFDEFVAAALKRVGDPRRVVTDPQAPYFGQVLADDTLVPDERAELGTTTYDAFVQAMSQR; from the coding sequence ATGAGGATCGTGGTCATCGGTGGAAGCGGGCTCGTGGGCTCGCAGGTCGTCAAGCTGCTGGGCGAGCATGGGCACGACGCCGTCGCAGCCTCGCTCGAGACGGGCTGCAATGTCATCACCGGCGAGGGTCTCGACGCGGCGCTCGAGGGCGCCGACGTCGTGGTCGACGTGTCGAACTCACCGTCGTTCGCGGACGAGGACGTGATGCGGTTCTTCGCCACCTCGACCGAGAACCAGGTCGCCGCCGAGAAGAAGGCGGGGGTCAGGCACCATGTCGCGCTCTCGATCGTCGGGTGCGACCGGGCGCCGGACAGCGGCTACCTGCGTGCCAAGGTCGCGCAGGAGGCGCTGGTGGAGAAGTCGGACGTTGCGTACTCGATCGTGCGGGCGACCCAGTTCTTCGAGTTCGGCAAGGCGATCGCCGACTCGGCCACCATCGGAGACGAGGTACATCTCCCGCCCGTCGGCTTCCAGCCGGTCGCCTCCGAGGACGTCGCGCGGCTCGTGGGGCGGACCGCCGCGGGGAGCCCGGTCAACGGGATCGTCGAGATCGGTGGGCCGCAGCGCTACCGCTTCGACGAGTTCGTCGCTGCGGCGCTGAAGCGGGTCGGTGACCCGAGGCGGGTCGTCACCGATCCGCAGGCACCATACTTCGGCCAGGTGCTCGCCGACGACACGCTCGTGCCTGACGAGCGTGCCGAGCTCGGCACGACGACGTACGACGCGTTCGTGCAGGCGATGTCGCAGCGCTGA